tataaatttatgatatttttaaagatataagctcatcttcatgttatgctcatcaagagcttttatttgagtacccacatcaatttttcatatatacatatatataatatatataaatatatgaaatatatgaaaaattgatgtgggtacttaaataaaaggtctcaatgagtagaacatcaagatgagcttatatctttaaaaatatcaatatttctcaagatacaaggtcatttcttaataactGTACTAGTACTAAtaaattgcactatactttcttaaatattgacgtttttaaagatataagctcatcctggtgttatactcattaaaagctttcatttgagtacccacatgcatttttcatatatttttcatatatacatatatataaatatataaatatacaaaatatatgaaaaattgatgtgggtactcatatgaaagctcttaatgagctcaacatcaggatgagcttatccCTTCAAAAACCTCAATATTTcccaagatacaaggtaatttcttaataactaacatttttaaagatataagctcattccgatgttacactcatcaagacctttcatttgagtacccacatgcatatttcatatatttttcatatatacatatatatatatatagtatacataaatatacaaaatatatgaaaaattgatgtgggtactcaaacgaaagctcttaatgagctcaacaccaggatgagcttataaatCTATAGTTTCCAAAATACAAGCCACTTACTAGTCCCCAAATTGAACCTGACACCTCCAAGAAACTCATTACTCGCGATCCTATCATGATCCCAAACAGTAAGCTCGAGCCCCCTCTCAGCGAGTTCCTGAAGACTGACAtccttataaataaaagtgtgTCCCCAAACCGGATTCCCGTCGCTCTTTCTCACAACACTGGTCTTCTGCTTTCCAGCCCTTCCTTTATCAGGTAGCAAATAGCTCTTACAAAAGGGGTCACATGTTCCTGAATTTTTGGTTTTCGTCTGAAGATTCCTAGCCTCCTTAACCAAGACATGCAGCGAGCCTCTGCTCCAGTTCTTCTTGCCCTTTCTCGGCTCTCCAACGATAGTAACACTTTCTCTTTCTCTATTCTCGAGTTGACAAAGTTCTGGAGGGACAAACTTGAGCCCGACAATAACCTCGCCCTTGTATCTCTCCACAGGGTCATCAAAAGCCTCCGACCTTTCTTGCAAGTGATACCACTTTGGCGTCGGGTCATCGAAGATTTTATTCTCCAAGGGCATCCGAACTTCTCCGAGGAAGTCGTTCCTCCCGAACATGTCCGAGTGCCAGACAGTTAACCACAAAATTCTATTCTCCAAAGAATtgagattaatattaaatttaagtgtCTCATCAAAAACTGGATTGAGCGTGTGCTTTTTAACTTTTGTCTTCCTCTTCCCTCCCTTGGATTTATCAGGAAGTAAATAAACTTTGACGTAAGGGTCGGACCTGTTTCTCTTAACGTCAACAGGCGCTAAATCTTTGCACTGGCTGATCATCACTTGGAAGGTCAGCTGCTTGTAATCGTACTGGAGAGAGAATTCTACTTCGCCGCGGACTGCTACGGAGCCGCACCACTTGCCCTCGCCGGCGCCACTGTACACTGAGGCCATTGAGTCAGACCTGGCGCCCAGGCTGGACAATGATGCGCGGTTTAAGTCTTGGAGTCTGCCTCGAGGTTCAAAGCGCTTTGCTCCGCCGATGATAGGCGTGCTGCAAGCTTCTGATAGGGTGTCTTCGTCGGGGACGGGCGCTCGCCTTCGCTCGCGCTTGCCTGGAGATGGGATCTCCAGGCCGGGCGCGCTCAACGCGCGCTTGGGGGCTGATGTTAAGTTTCGGGCGAAGCCTGGAGGGCGGtatctagaaatttttaaataatgattcttgttaaattgcaatgtacttgattaaatattgaaggtttttaagatataagcccaTCCTGATGTTAggctcattaagagctttcatttgagtacccacatgcattttttatatatttttcatatatttatatatatagtatatgtaaatatatgaaatatatgaaaaattgatgtgggtactcaaatgaaaggtcttgatgagtgtaatgtcagaatgagcttatatctttaaaatatatattatatatattacataattgagaaatgaccttgtatcttgtgaaatattgacatttttaaagatattagctcatcccaatgttacactcatcaagacctttcatttaagtacccacatccattttcatatatttatatatattatatttatatatatatgtacatatatatatatatatatatatatatatatgtatatatcaaaaatacatgtaggtactcaaatgaaagctctcgatgagagtaacatgagtatgagcttatatctttgaaaatgtcaatagttcacgagatataaggtcatttcttaatatataatatatattttgaagatataagctcatcctgatgttaggctcattaagagctttcatttaagtacccacatgcatttttgatatatttttcatatatctatatatatagtatatataaatatatgaaatatataaaaaattgatgtgggtacttaaatgaaagctctcaatGCATATAATCttagaatgagcttatatctttaaaaatgtcaatagttctcaagaaccaaggtcatttcttaattactgacatttttaaagatataacctcatcttgatgttacactcatcaagacctttcatttgagtacccacatcaacttttcatatatttttcatgtatacatatatataaatacataaatatataaaatatatgaaaaattgatgtgggtactcaaatgaaagctcttaatgagtgtaatgttaaaatgagcttatatctttaaaaatgtcaagagttcccaagatacaatgtcattttttaattacgtaTATTGGATACCAAAACCCTTACCTTGCGGACTTGACTCCAGTATTAGAAGGCAAAAAGTGATACATGCTATGCGCCTTGTGCATAGCGGAAGTAATAGCAGGCAGCCTCGGCAGCGAGTTAGTCGTCGAAGTACTCGTCGGAGTTTGCAACCCTCTCGGCAAAGTCATAGCCCTGGACTCATCAAACTCAAACTCCGAATCATTATCCTCCTGATCTTTTTCCGCGGCAGACTTGCGCCTTCTGTGCCTGGGGTCATCGGGAACCGATGACCTCCTCCTATTGCTCCAGATCTTTTCTTCAACCGAGCCCTGTCCCACCGAACTGGCTGTAGTAACAGTATTGCTAGCTCCAATAGACCCACAACTTCTAACTCTATCCAGCTGCTCTCTGGAGAAGCTTTTAGGATTAAACAACAAATCTCCAGCAGAACGTCGCTTAGCAGCCATCGCTAAGACATTAGCAGTGGCTCCAATGTCTCCGGAGCTTATCAAGCTCAACTTGTTCCTGGAGTCAGCAGCCATGAGCGCGGATTCAAAGCTTCCTCTCCAGGAGAATCTTTCATAGTCACTCGTCTCtttttcttctctttcttcacTTTCCGCTCCGGTGACCTGGTGGCTGTTGATTAACAAAAGCGGGTCATGTGACTTTGACCTGGGGAGCTGCAAGTGGCTAAAAGTCGGAGTCTGCTGCGCAGACTCCGACGTAGACTCGTCTTCAGTCGTCGATGCTGACGAAGGAGTCCTAGTGTGTTGAGGATAACGCCTCCAAGAATTTGACGGCGAGTTGTTCTCCGAGACCTGGTGCATTAGTGCCACTAATCTGCTGCCTATATGGTGCATCACTTTAGCAATCAGCGGAGGACTGCTGTAAGGAGTTGAACTTGCGTCTGAACTATCTCCTGCTATTTTAGTAAAACTCTGGACCAACTTCTGGTAAACGAACGCAGTGTCTTTGATATTCGTTGGCTTACTAGGCTCCTGGTCAGCTGTTTCGGAGTTCATGTCGAAATTGCTGATGATCTGCTGGCAGCTAGCAGAGATCTGCTCTTGGAGAGTAGATCGGCTAGTTGCGCCTTCGAGGTCTGAGCTGGTGTAGTCAGAAGAGTCGTAAGAGTCAGACCAAGTGTCTTCTGAGCTTAGGTACTCGACTATTTCCCTGACCTGGAAGGAAAAAATAGAATTAGTGACTCTTGGTAAATTGCaatgtattttcttaaatattgacgggTTTTAAGAAATGAGCTCATCTTGGTGTTGGggtcatcaagagctttcgtttgagtacccacatgcatttttgatatatttttagtatatatgtatatgtaatatatataagtatataaaatatatgaaaaattgatgtgggtactcaaatcaaaggtcttgatgagtgtaatgtcggggtgagcttatatctttgaaaatttcaatatttaacgagatacaaggtcatttcttaataattgatatttttaaaaatctaagctcatcatgatgttacacttatcaagagctttcatttgagtacccacatgcatttttgatatatttttcatatatacatatatgtaataaatataaatatataaaatatatgaaaaattgatgtgagtacttaaacgaaaggtctcgatgagtgtagtgtaaagatgagcttatatctttaaaaatgtcaatattccacaaaatacaaggtcatttcttaattatgtaatatatataatatatattttaaagatataagcccatcttgacattacacttatcgagacctttcatttgagtacccacatgcatttttgacatatttttcatatatacatatatataaatatatgaaatatatgaaaaattgatgtgggtactcaaataaaagatctcgatgagtgtaacatcaggatgagcttatatctttaaaaatttcaatattccacaaaatacaaagtcatttcttaattattgatattttcaaaaatataagctcatcttgatattatacttatcaagagctgtcatttgaatacccacatgcatttttaatatatttttcatatatacatatatgtaatatatatatataaatatataaaatatataaaaaattgatgtgggtactcaaatgaaagctctcaatgagcataacatcaggatgagcttataccttaaaaaatgtcaatagttcacaagatacaagctcatttcataattatgtaacaaatatatatatatatatttcaaagatgtctatctatctatctaacCTGATCATCCCTGATCCCCGGAACTGTCTTCATCAACCGAGTCAATTCATTCTCAAAATAAACCAACTGCGGCGGCTTGGTCCGCTTGCCACGTGGCAGCTCTTGAGTCTGCTGGACAACCACTGGCGCTGCTGCAGAATTCGAGTTCGCAACCATAGTCTTAAAAAACTGCCGCATCTTGGACATCATAAGATTAGTCTCCTCATCGCTGGACCAGTTATTAAAGCTGTCCTTCCTTGACAAAGAATGATTAATAGGAATCGCCAcgaattcttttttatcattaacatTATCCTTGAAATTCTTCAACTCTGTCGCAGAAGTATCAACAGGCTCCGGCTGGATCAAGTCATCGCAGCTTCCAACAAACCCAGAGTCCCTAGACTGCTTCCTGTCGTCTTCATCTGGAGCCTCAGCTTGCGGAGTCTTGGACCTTTCTTCCTCAGAAGTAACCTGAGCAAAACTCTCAATATCTTTGTCTTCTTCTAATTCAGGACTTTTGTTGGATCCTTCAGGATGATTTCCTAAATTGCGCTTCTTCTTCTTGCGCTTTACCGTGTCAACACCTTCAACGAACCCAGCTACGTCTTCATCAGGGACGGTGGAGTCGTCAGACTCGTCTGGAGAGTCTTGATTGGTCAAATCTTGTAGTGAATTTTGCGAGGTTAAATTTTGCGAGCCTGAATTTTGAGTCAGAGCTAAAAGATTGTCTAATGAGGAGCTGTGAGACCTGCCAGTACCTCGAGCTCGGACCAACCTTTTCCTCCGCTGAGCTTCGGGACTCGGCCGGCCCTCCGAGTCACTTCCTACGGAACCATCCGAGTCCCTACGATCTTCTCTAAAGCCCAAAAATTCCgacaaaaaatacttttcaaGCCGGGAAGAATTGTCATTGGCACTGTCGGAATTTATTCCAGGGTCCTTAAGGCTCTCTACACCTTCTGAGTAAACACTAGATGTCTCTGACAAGCTGTCAATCTCTCTACTTAAAGTATCAGTTGATTTAAGGTCATCATTAAAGAGATTTAGATTGTTTTCTAATTCAGAGTCAAGGTTATCAGGACGTGAATCAACGCCACCTAGcccgaaaaaaaagtacttctCTAACTCAGATGTAGATGGCGGGCGCTTAGATTTCCAGGTGAGGCTAAACTCAGCCTCACTTTCCTCGCAAGACTCCTCGACTATGGTGTGAAGGGTAAAGTCTATCGCTTGGCGGTGGTAACCTCTTAATTCTTCCTCCCGGTCACCGGATAAGTGGTTTGCTTCGTCTTCAGAACTGTCCTCTGTGTTGGTAGTTGGGGTACTCTGCTCGTCCTCATCGTGGGACACTTCCTCCACCCAGGAGTCGTCGTCCGCCAGACCTTCCTCCAGTATTACGTCTACCTGGGTGGGAGAAAGTTTTACACTGTCACTTTTTTGCACTGAACACTCGCGAGAATTTAAATCAGATGATTTTTcggaattatttaaatcagcTGATCTATCAAAATCAgctgatttttcaaaatttttaaaatcagctgatttttcagaattattgaaatcagctgatttttttgaattattaaagtcagctgatttttttgaattattaaaatcagctgatttttcaaaattattgaaatcaactgatttgtcaaaatttttaaaatcagctgatttttttgaatttctaaaatcagctgatttttttgaattattaaaatcagctgttttttcaaaatcagcTGATCTGTCAAAATCGgctgatttttcaaaatgattaaaatcagCTGGTTTGTCAAAATTAgctgatttttcaaaatttttaaaatcagctgatttttttgaatgGTTAAAATCAGCTGATTTATCAAAATCATTAGAATCAGCTGAtctgtcaaaatttttaaaatcagctGATCTGTCAAAATCAgctgatttttcaaaattattaaaatcagctgatttatcaaaatttttaaaatcagctgatttttttgaattgttaaaatcagctgatttatcaaaatttttaaaatcagctgatttttttgaatgattaaaatcagctgttttttcaaaatgattaaactcagctgttttttgaaaatttttaaaatcagctGATAATTGAGAACTGTCAGTTATCTCGGTTGAGCGATCACTGCGTCGCTTCACCATTAACGGTCGACGTGGTCCCGAGGCTGCTAGTTGAGGTGTTTCCAACGCCTCCAGCGCCAGATGGTAGTACCCGGCCAGCCCTGACGACTGTTGTTGAGGTTCACATTGCGTCTTACTACTGTCATCTGGCTGGAGCAAAGTCGTCGTATCAGAGGTTATAACACTCACTGGTTGGTACGCGTTAGATGTAATCATCACAAGACTCTTGTACTTGTTGTTTGACAACGAttgcaaatatttattgtcataattttttaatttagagggAAAGCCAAGCTCGACTGACTCCAGTGGCGTTCCCCGGCACACTGGCTCCCCACCTGTAGTTTCACTTCCATCCACCTCATTTTCTCCCACCAGTAACTCACTCACTTCACTCACTGCCTTCACCTGCCGCTCCAACATTGATTCGCTTAATGTATCATCACTCACaatccttttattttttttatatgacaCCGAttcttttgcatttttttctAAGGCACTTTTATCACTTTTCCACACTTCTAATGAATCTGGCACTGTTGAGTCACTAATCACAttgttgtcattattattattaatcacaTTGTCACTTTTTGAGTCAGCTGTCAAAATTTCAGGGTTTATTTTCCGGATTGATTTTAAGGTTATCGTGTCCAAATTATCCGCTGAGTCAGCTGAGTAGCTGATGTCATTgctaatatttttagaaactgATGGTGGCGCCACTGAAGTGTTCTCGAGGTTAGGATTGATGGTTTTGAGAATTACGCCATTTTGATCAGCTGTTTCGTGATAACTTGGCAATAAACTATCTTCTTCTTCATTTTCATCGTCTTCATTGTtatcatcatcttcatcatcatcattattgaCAACAAATACTCGAGAAAAACGGTGAGATTTTTCTTCATCATCAAAATCACTGCTGTCTGCACAAGAGCTTGAATTTTCTTCGtcatcttcatcatcatcttcattgttgttatctgaaaaaatataaaaattaatttaggtagttaataatttataataataaatttagccgacatttttgattttgcttaatttattaaattataactaaaaatattttttttaaattgcacttatagtttttaactaatgaaaacattttttttttaataattttttaataaaaaaaatcataaacatttttagaatttttttttattcaaaaaatgattacaaaaaaataaaaaaaaaaattcacttgtaaaaaacttcaaaaactataagtataattttttaaaaatatttttttgctataatttagtgaattaagcaaaataaaaaaattaaaaatgtcggctaactttattattataataattttaatgacaaaaaaataaaattatattaaaattagcttgatcattttttaattttatttgataaaaaaattatttttaaaaaattgcattttttttatctatttttaaatttctagatatcaattttttttggaattttttataaatttagcaaatatttaataattttttttaacaaataaattatggcaaaaaaaaatttttaaaaataaaaaatgcaatttttttaaaataattttttggaacaaatttttttattaaaaaaaattaaaaaatactctagtgactgctaactttaatgtcttttttttccaattaatttatttcttaaaaaaattttaaaaattattaaataagcagCGACTTAAatcttcattaaaataaaaaatatttttttaattaaaaatgtaattttttagaaaaaattaagaattaaaattgtcaaaaaaaataaattaattcttcaCCTGGAATTGAAGGagaattattatcatctaATGGCACTTGGTTACTTATTTCATGATCGGACCCATTGCAATTAATTTCAAGGTTTGTGTCATCATTATTAGCTTGAACTGATGATTTTTCGGTGTCTTCCTTTGGAGGATCTTTGAGGTTAGTAGGTTCGTCGAACTTCAAGTGAGCGCCGTGGTAAATACTTTCGTAGTGGCCAACTAAAGAACCGTCAGGTCGGAATGTAAAAATAGAGTCTGCGGTGTTGAAGCTGCCAGAGTCCATTATTTTAGGGTCGCAGTAGAAACTTCGGTGGATTTCTGATTGGGAGATGAATTTAGGGTGCCAAGAGAACCAAGGTCCGAcattttttagctttaggtTGTCCGACTTGCTCGCGGTTATCATTGAAGAGGCTGCCGCTGCTGCGAAGTCACCGTTGTTCCACAGAGACGCGGGAACTGGAACTGGGTACGGCACTGGAACTGGGATTGGAACCGGAACTGGTAGAACATTTCTGTTCGTACCTCCACAAGcctaagtaaaaaaataataattattattattaataaatagatgacttttgttaaattacactgtactttcttaacaattgacatttttaaagatataagctcatcctgatgttacactcatcaagagctttcatttgagtacccacatgcatttttcatatatttttcatatatacatatatataatatatataaatatataaaatatatgaaaaattgatgtgggtactcaaatggaaggtcGTGATGAGTGTAAactcaagatgagcttatatctttgaaaatatcaatagttcacaagatacaaggtcatttcttaattttctaatatatatatataacatatatttcaaagatatgagctcatcttgacgttacactcatcaagagctttgatttgagtacccacatgcatttttgatatatttttcat
The sequence above is drawn from the Cotesia glomerata isolate CgM1 linkage group LG4, MPM_Cglom_v2.3, whole genome shotgun sequence genome and encodes:
- the LOC123263490 gene encoding uncharacterized protein LOC123263490, with protein sequence MKVIKEKKSLKNKNDSMDIENSIEKLKVKSRIPDFTGLTIPKSLKYSSQSPSSSQSSSKDVSLSRDSEALNKSSPKFRDISKKSSIPVLRRSEVREYEDINPRNEARRSNIPLQRSTRGSADDLRPPSTPTRIFSNNNSNIINNNYQLEKESSPSLIPKLLLLQKNKRAKFNIEKVNMDVEDFASSEDKNKLDVVVSEEKDQEEEEEGSKDVKTIVEDDKDDEESAGRILSSHLSPEASPLSTRSSSRYSPRESESEPTPGLPRKIVAERSESLSSQRIRDAISRTRRESNSSARYESSGSDSIRLSESGLYDYVDPAKKSRLDPRDIVVENDERDRVRDSEATSAGEDDPPRVSDTRSDSTVKFGNVSSQGRTILRRRRQFDSQGSRRRGRSYARSYSTEDISFQIARQSLLRSGSGDSPRIPDYRRLVFISSDSSSGRDEEDDADSSCSGSSYLTGGIPPGTARNASSHSQSLEDCDWDYFESNSLPSLPSALCSDASGHPINDIKDANVWDCCLGRRRGSTSCQACGGTNRNVLPVPVPIPVPVPYPVPVPASLWNNGDFAAAAASSMITASKSDNLKLKNVGPWFSWHPKFISQSEIHRSFYCDPKIMDSGSFNTADSIFTFRPDGSLVGHYESIYHGAHLKFDEPTNLKDPPKEDTEKSSVQANNDDTNLEINCNGSDHEISNQVPLDDNNSPSIPDNNNEDDDEDDEENSSSCADSSDFDDEEKSHRFSRVFVVNNDDDEDDDNNEDDENEEEDSLLPSYHETADQNGVILKTINPNLENTSVAPPSVSKNISNDISYSADSADNLDTITLKSIRKINPEILTADSKSDNVINNNNDNNVISDSTVPDSLEVWKSDKSALEKNAKESVSYKKNKRIVSDDTLSESMLERQVKAVSEVSELLVGENEVDGSETTGGEPVCRGTPLESVELGFPSKLKNYDNKYLQSLSNNKYKSLVMITSNAYQPVSVITSDTTTLLQPDDSSKTQCEPQQQSSGLAGYYHLALEALETPQLAASGPRRPLMVDVILEEGLADDDSWVEEVSHDEDEQSTPTTNTEDSSEDEANHLSGDREEELRGYHRQAIDFTLHTIVEESCEESEAEFSLTWKSKRPPSTSELEKYFFFGLGGVDSRPDNLDSELENNLNLFNDDLKSTDTLSREIDSLSETSSVYSEGVESLKDPGINSDSANDNSSRLEKYFLSEFLGFREDRRDSDGSVGSDSEGRPSPEAQRRKRLVRARGTGRSHSSSLDNLLALTQNSGSQNLTSQNSLQDLTNQDSPDESDDSTVPDEDVAGFVEGVDTVKRKKKKRNLGNHPEGSNKSPELEEDKDIESFAQVTSEEERSKTPQAEAPDEDDRKQSRDSGFVGSCDDLIQPEPVDTSATELKNFKDNVNDKKEFVAIPINHSLSRKDSFNNWSSDEETNLMMSKMRQFFKTMVANSNSAAAPVVVQQTQELPRGKRTKPPQLVYFENELTRLMKTVPGIRDDQVREIVEYLSSEDTWSDSYDSSDYTSSDLEGATSRSTLQEQISASCQQIISNFDMNSETADQEPSKPTNIKDTAFVYQKLVQSFTKIAGDSSDASSTPYSSPPLIAKVMHHIGSRLVALMHQVSENNSPSNSWRRYPQHTRTPSSASTTEDESTSESAQQTPTFSHLQLPRSKSHDPLLLINSHQVTGAESEEREEKETSDYERFSWRGSFESALMAADSRNKLSLISSGDIGATANVLAMAAKRRSAGDLLFNPKSFSREQLDRVRSCGSIGASNTVTTASSVGQGSVEEKIWSNRRRSSVPDDPRHRRRKSAAEKDQEDNDSEFEFDESRAMTLPRGLQTPTSTSTTNSLPRLPAITSAMHKAHSMYHFLPSNTGVKSARYRPPGFARNLTSAPKRALSAPGLEIPSPGKRERRRAPVPDEDTLSEACSTPIIGGAKRFEPRGRLQDLNRASLSSLGARSDSMASVYSGAGEGKWCGSVAVRGEVEFSLQYDYKQLTFQVMISQCKDLAPVDVKRNRSDPYVKVYLLPDKSKGGKRKTKVKKHTLNPVFDETLKFNINLNSLENRILWLTVWHSDMFGRNDFLGEVRMPLENKIFDDPTPKWYHLQERSEAFDDPVERYKGEVIVGLKFVPPELCQLENRERESVTIVGEPRKGKKNWSRGSLHVLVKEARNLQTKTKNSGTCDPFCKSYLLPDKGRAGKQKTSVVRKSDGNPVWGHTFIYKDVSLQELAERGLELTVWDHDRIASNEFLGGVRFNLGTSKHYGKPVDWMDATGRELSLWQNMLERPNFWVEGAITLRPNLYNHGKHNFS